A single genomic interval of Oncorhynchus gorbuscha isolate QuinsamMale2020 ecotype Even-year linkage group LG25, OgorEven_v1.0, whole genome shotgun sequence harbors:
- the zgc:85858 gene encoding stress-associated endoplasmic reticulum protein 1 isoform X1: protein MYENMDVRQRKVFKLPTNTEKYREAHPNDGYIGEDHDETDEFRKMVDSYSETGRQKRVVNEERSLAGPWLLALFVFVVCGSAMFQIIQRVRQGL from the exons ATGTATGAAAATATGGATGTGAGACAGAGAAAAGTGTTCAAACTGCCGACCAACACAGAGAAGTATCGTGAAGCACATCCCAACGACGGTTACATCGGCGAGGATCACGACGAAACGGACGAGTTTAGGAAGATGGTGGACAGTTACAGCGAAACTGGGAGACAGAAG CGTGTGGTGAATGAGGAGAGGTCTCTTGCAGGTCCCTGGCTCCTAGCTCTCTTTGTCTTTGTGGTGTGTGGATCAG ctatGTTCCAGATAATCCAACGTGTCAGACAGGGGTTGTGA
- the zgc:85858 gene encoding uncharacterized protein zgc:85858 isoform X2: MYENMDVRQRKVFKLPTNTEKYREAHPNDGYIGEDHDETDEFRKMVDSYSETGRQKRVVNEERSLAGPWLLALFVFVVCGSVGQKDV, encoded by the exons ATGTATGAAAATATGGATGTGAGACAGAGAAAAGTGTTCAAACTGCCGACCAACACAGAGAAGTATCGTGAAGCACATCCCAACGACGGTTACATCGGCGAGGATCACGACGAAACGGACGAGTTTAGGAAGATGGTGGACAGTTACAGCGAAACTGGGAGACAGAAG CGTGTGGTGAATGAGGAGAGGTCTCTTGCAGGTCCCTGGCTCCTAGCTCTCTTTGTCTTTGTGGTGTGTGGATCAG TTGGACAGAAGGacgtgtag